From one Bacillus sp. FJAT-42376 genomic stretch:
- a CDS encoding FtsX-like permease family protein, with amino-acid sequence MTFSKLALNNVLRNGRTYAAYFLSSAFSVFVFFIYAVLAFHPELTAARLKDASTGMHFAESIIYVFTFFFILYSMSTFLKTRKKEFGLLIMHGMTKLQLRKLVFLENMVIGILSTLFGIGTGLLASKGLLILGSYVIGLTPELPFYVPQSAIVLTLSAFTLLFFIISLFTAAVLRGNKLIDLLMDTEKPRPEPKASRFRSILAGILLLGGYAAAIAAKGVMVVTAMIPVTIVVVIGTYFLFTQASVWIISKLKKNERIYLNRTNIVTFSDLSYRMKDNARMFFIVSIVSTVAFAAIGTLAGFRALMTNSVKQQEPYAFVYQSAPSDQQKDERIRQIEKELKGTDYEKLSVPYKQPEGGNQAYTFMSQSDYNRTAAMWKEPELSLKKGEAAIMQEDLLYPRGLVKGDEPQSITVNGLPGKIKKPKVLEELLFSMSLFKGDLVILPDQQFAAIKAEEKSYTAYRTENASSTLAAGKKLEQSFSQKADPSFLFTSSAVKIDQVKQSINIFLFVGLFIGFVFFAAAGSFLYFRLYADFEGDVKKYQAISKIGLTDKEMKKIVTVQMSLLFFVPVGVAAAHGFVALIALGNMFGTRIWTEIAMVLGSFMLIQVIYFLIIRIGYVKKVKRAI; translated from the coding sequence TTGACTTTTAGCAAGCTTGCGCTGAATAACGTCCTCCGTAACGGGAGAACATATGCCGCCTATTTCCTGAGCAGCGCGTTTTCGGTATTTGTCTTCTTTATTTATGCGGTTCTGGCCTTTCATCCTGAACTGACTGCGGCCAGGCTGAAAGATGCTTCAACCGGGATGCATTTCGCTGAATCAATCATCTATGTGTTTACCTTTTTCTTCATTTTGTATTCGATGAGTACGTTTTTGAAAACAAGGAAAAAGGAATTCGGGCTGCTGATCATGCACGGGATGACGAAGCTCCAGCTTCGAAAGCTCGTCTTTTTGGAAAACATGGTCATCGGAATTCTTTCCACGCTATTCGGAATAGGAACCGGATTGCTTGCTTCGAAGGGGCTTCTGATCCTTGGATCGTACGTCATCGGACTTACTCCGGAACTTCCATTTTATGTGCCTCAAAGTGCAATTGTACTGACTCTTTCAGCCTTTACCCTTTTATTCTTCATCATCTCGCTGTTTACCGCGGCTGTACTGAGAGGGAATAAACTGATCGATTTGCTTATGGATACGGAAAAGCCGAGACCTGAACCAAAGGCATCCAGGTTTCGTTCAATTCTTGCCGGAATTTTGCTACTTGGGGGATATGCAGCGGCCATTGCTGCGAAGGGAGTAATGGTCGTAACCGCGATGATTCCTGTAACCATAGTAGTTGTCATTGGAACCTATTTTCTTTTTACACAAGCAAGCGTATGGATCATTTCAAAACTGAAGAAGAATGAGCGGATCTATTTAAACCGGACCAATATCGTCACCTTTTCAGATCTATCCTATCGAATGAAGGACAATGCGCGGATGTTTTTTATCGTCTCGATTGTGTCGACCGTTGCTTTTGCAGCAATTGGAACTCTCGCAGGCTTCCGCGCGCTGATGACAAACAGCGTGAAGCAGCAGGAGCCTTATGCGTTTGTGTATCAGTCGGCCCCGTCAGATCAGCAAAAAGATGAGCGGATCCGTCAAATCGAGAAGGAACTGAAAGGGACAGATTATGAAAAACTGAGTGTTCCCTATAAGCAGCCGGAAGGCGGGAATCAGGCCTACACGTTTATGAGCCAGTCCGACTACAATCGCACTGCCGCTATGTGGAAAGAACCGGAGCTGTCTCTTAAAAAAGGGGAAGCGGCTATTATGCAGGAGGACCTTTTGTATCCCCGCGGTTTGGTAAAGGGGGATGAGCCACAATCGATCACTGTAAATGGGCTTCCCGGGAAAATAAAAAAACCGAAAGTATTGGAAGAACTGCTTTTCTCAATGAGTCTGTTTAAAGGAGATCTCGTTATCCTTCCCGATCAGCAGTTTGCTGCAATCAAAGCAGAGGAGAAATCCTACACGGCTTACCGGACGGAAAACGCCTCTTCCACACTTGCTGCAGGGAAGAAGCTTGAGCAGTCCTTCAGTCAGAAAGCGGATCCATCCTTTCTTTTTACATCATCAGCTGTAAAGATCGATCAGGTGAAACAGTCGATTAATATTTTCTTATTCGTCGGCCTGTTTATCGGCTTTGTCTTTTTCGCAGCCGCCGGAAGCTTCCTTTATTTCCGCCTCTATGCCGATTTTGAAGGAGATGTGAAAAAGTATCAGGCGATTTCAAAAATCGGTTTGACGGATAAGGAAATGAAGAAGATTGTCACCGTTCAAATGTCGCTGCTGTTTTTTGTTCCGGTAGGGGTAGCTGCTGCACACGGGTTTGTCGCGCTAATTGCGCTCGGCAATATGTTCGGTACAAGAATTTGGACAGAAATTGCGATGGTGCTTGGGAGCTTTATGCTGATTCAGGTCATCTATTTCCTCATCATTCGCATTGGTTATGTAAAAAAAGTGAAGCGAGCCATTTAA
- a CDS encoding ABC transporter ATP-binding protein, producing MLEVKNVSKVYEGKVSYRALSKIDLTVQPGEFVGVMGPSGSGKTTLLNMVSTIDSPTTGEILIDGKNPNRLSSKELALFRRRELGFIFQHFNLLPTLTVKENIVLSLTLDGLRVKEMNEKAERIAQKLGIASILNKRTYEISGGQAQRTAIARAIIYQPKLILADEPTGNLDSKSARDVLQIMETLNKETGATMMMVTHDAAAASFCDRVLFIKDGKLHNELKKGDSKEQFYKKILKVLSQMEEEAGETAVSF from the coding sequence ATGCTTGAAGTGAAAAATGTTTCGAAGGTGTATGAAGGGAAGGTTTCCTATCGGGCGCTTTCCAAAATTGATCTGACTGTTCAGCCGGGAGAGTTTGTCGGGGTGATGGGTCCATCGGGAAGCGGGAAAACAACCCTTTTGAACATGGTTTCAACCATTGATTCCCCCACAACCGGCGAGATTTTAATTGATGGCAAGAACCCAAACCGGTTATCGTCCAAGGAGCTTGCGCTTTTCCGGAGACGGGAGCTGGGGTTTATCTTTCAGCACTTTAATCTCCTGCCCACGCTCACTGTGAAGGAAAACATCGTCCTTAGTCTCACCCTTGATGGGTTACGGGTGAAAGAGATGAATGAAAAAGCAGAGAGGATTGCACAAAAACTTGGCATTGCTTCGATTTTAAACAAACGAACCTACGAAATTTCCGGCGGACAGGCACAAAGAACGGCGATTGCAAGGGCCATCATTTATCAGCCGAAACTGATTCTCGCAGATGAGCCGACAGGAAATCTCGATTCAAAATCTGCCAGAGATGTCCTGCAGATTATGGAAACCCTCAACAAAGAAACCGGAGCGACAATGATGATGGTGACGCATGATGCCGCTGCTGCAAGCTTTTGTGACCGTGTGCTTTTCATTAAAGACGGAAAGCTTCATAACGAATTGAAAAAAGGAGACAGCAAGGAACAGTTTTATAAGAAAATCTTGAAGGTTCTTTCGCAGATGGAAGAAGAGGCAGGGGAAACGGCTGTGAGTTTTTAA